Part of the Rhodothermia bacterium genome is shown below.
GTGCGTGTTTTTTTGCTCTTTGTCCGAATATAGCACAATTTCACTTGGATTTGCCCAACTGCTCTGGCTCCACGGCTATCCCCTTTTAGGAATTGGCCGCCATGTATAGCTTTTTTGGACTATTTTCCAGCGTCCCTCATACTTCATCAACAACAAATAGTCTATAAAAATCCGCCAGTCCGGAACCACGACTTCCACTTTGGCCATTGCCGCATCTTTTTCGTAGTCAAGGGCAATGATCCGTCCAATACGATTAACCTTTACCCCTTCTTTGAAGCCCATGATATAGGCTTCGCCAGAACGGATTCGGAGGCTGTCTTGCTCGGTGACGGTGTAGAGTTTAAAGTCTGGATGGAAGGCCCGTCGCAATCTTGCTCGATCACCATTGGCCGTACCCTCGATGTAGTCCATCAAGGTTTCGGTGATCTGCGCAATATCCGATTCACCG
Proteins encoded:
- a CDS encoding nuclear transport factor 2 family protein, yielding MKQIFFLGFFWIFGCSGSISAQTPSGESDIAQITETLMDYIEGTANGDRARLRRAFHPDFKLYTVTEQDSLRIRSGEAYIMGFKEGVKVNRIGRIIALDYEKDAAMAKVEVVVPDWRIFIDYLLLMKYEGRWKIVQKSYTWRPIPKRG